In Desulfurellaceae bacterium, the genomic window TTGGCTGCGGCCCGTTTGGTGTCGGAAACCGGCCAGGCTGCGGTCCTGTCTTTTGATATGGGCGGGACAACGGCCAAGGCGTGTTTGATCGAGAATGGCGTGCCGCTCGAGAAGGCCGGCGGAGAAGTCGGGGGTGGGGCGACCATGACCACGCGTCTGTTTGGCGGCGGCGGGCACGCCCTGCGCGCGCCCTCGCTGGATATTGTCGAAGTCGGCGCCGGGGGGGGCAGCGTGGCCTGGATCGACGACGGCGGCGCTCTGCGGGTTGGACCCCACAGCGCCGGGGCCGAGCCCGGACCGGTATGTTATGGCCGGGGGGGGCAGGAGCCGACAGTGACCGACGCCAATGTCGTTCTGGGCTATATGAACCCCGAGGCAATTGCCGGGGCCACGCTGACGATTGATCGACCGGCCGCCCTGGCCGCGATCCAGAGCCAGATTGCCGACCCGCTGGGGCTTGATGTCCTGCCCGCCGCCTACGGTATCACCCAGGTCGCCAATTCGACCATGATGCGTGCCCTGCGCGCCGTGTCGACCGAGCGCGGCCGCGACCCCCGCGAGTTCACGCTGGTCGCCTTTGGCGGTGCGGGGCCGATCCACGCCGTAGCCCTGGCCGAGAGCCTGGGCATGTCGCGGGTTCTGGTGCCGCCGTATCCCGGACTGTTCAGCGCGCTGGGCCTGCTGCTGGCCGATTATCGCCACGACTATGTCCGCAGTGTGGCCTTGGCGCTCGAGCTGGTTGAGCCGCAGTCGGTCATCGAACAGTTCGCCGAGATGGAAGAAACGGCCCGAAGCGAGTTGCTGCAAGAGGGCATTCGGGCCGAGGCCATCCGCTTCGAGCGTCAGGTCGACCTGCGTTACAGCTATCAGGTCTCGGAGTTGACCCAGCCGTTTCCGTCGGTTTCACCCGGCGAGCTGCAGGCCGAACTGAGGCGGCTGTTCACCCAGGCGCATCTCCAGGCCTTCGGTTACGAACGGGACGATACTGTTGAGCTGGTCAGCCTGCGCCTGCGGGCGCTGGCCTCGGCCGGCAGCCTGCGCTTCTCCGAGCTGCTGGGCCGGGTGCCGCCCGCCGACCCGGTCCAGGCCGACACCCGGCAGGCCTATTTTGGGCCCAAGCACGGCTTGCAGCAGACCGTAATTCGGCGCCGTGCGGATATCGACACCTCACAGCTTGGGCCCCTGATTGTCGAGGAGCCGGATACCACCGTGGTCGTACCGCCGGAGTGGTCGGCCAGCCGCGACGGGCAGGCCAACCTCGTCCTGGAGCGCCGGACCTGACGCGCATCCAGACAGCCCAAGGCCGGTGGATTGGGGCAGTTTGCAGTCCTGAAAGCCCGTTCCTCTTGTTGTTGTTGAGCAAAAATGATACGTAGTTTGAATCTGAATCTACCCAAAACACAAGGAGGGTCT contains:
- a CDS encoding hydantoinase/oxoprolinase family protein, coding for MRVGFDIGGTFTDVIVLGDDGQLTTTKVLSLLDRVGEDIVDLIQTTTASDQADAQVESFVHGTTIASNAVIESKTASTGLITTQGFRDELEMRGQRRPNIYDASWDRLPPLIPRSLRLEVKERILGSGEIEQPLQLEDARQRIQQLLNERVEAIAVCLLNAYLNPEHERQIGRLIAEMAPQTVVCLSSDVHPEIREYERTSTTVINASLIPVVDRYLDRLEQRLAAYSRLLLIMQSNGGIMTSHAARRRPAYMIESGPAAGVLAAARLVSETGQAAVLSFDMGGTTAKACLIENGVPLEKAGGEVGGGATMTTRLFGGGGHALRAPSLDIVEVGAGGGSVAWIDDGGALRVGPHSAGAEPGPVCYGRGGQEPTVTDANVVLGYMNPEAIAGATLTIDRPAALAAIQSQIADPLGLDVLPAAYGITQVANSTMMRALRAVSTERGRDPREFTLVAFGGAGPIHAVALAESLGMSRVLVPPYPGLFSALGLLLADYRHDYVRSVALALELVEPQSVIEQFAEMEETARSELLQEGIRAEAIRFERQVDLRYSYQVSELTQPFPSVSPGELQAELRRLFTQAHLQAFGYERDDTVELVSLRLRALASAGSLRFSELLGRVPPADPVQADTRQAYFGPKHGLQQTVIRRRADIDTSQLGPLIVEEPDTTVVVPPEWSASRDGQANLVLERRT